In one window of Mytilus trossulus isolate FHL-02 chromosome 7, PNRI_Mtr1.1.1.hap1, whole genome shotgun sequence DNA:
- the LOC134725561 gene encoding ATP-sensitive inward rectifier potassium channel 12-like, with protein MRTSTPCRTIPGRKTPRKFEIMTVVSENSDENQQQMENGDCSQHVPPIIREKKISTISRISKKSIQQKIYKKGKVKFDKSTKAYTKSTPRLVERSGSCNIVSRTINGKQTSVFTDFFMTLIETKWRLVLPIFGMSVIISWIAYAGIFYGISSAHGDFNEDVVAGHKNCIANAEDFFAILLFSMETQTTIGYGSRYVTDACPGAIFVIMLQSIWGALLQALLTGLVIAKIQKPSKRGNTILFSKYICISQEHDGKYLSIRIADLQKSNMIETSTRAVCVVSTLTTDGDFISHFRHDMEFKLDKKYSRIQLQWPVVLTTRLQPHSPLYNMDEDDLRNSDLELIILMDGIIESTGMTVQTRTSYIPSEFQWQHKFKPMIANINSSGVCEFTLKLFHETEEIEEEINYEPYHKLKRINRSQSSKCSEYGRTESGFSEGIDTDVSSCCSDFSVFDAKYT; from the coding sequence ATGCGCACGTCTACTCCTTGTCGCACTATACCTGGAAGAAAAACACCgagaaaatttgaaattatgacTGTAGTTAGTGAAAACTCTGACGAAAATCAACAACAAATGGAGAATGGAGATTGTAGTCAGCATGTGCCTCCTATTATACGTGAGAAAAAGATTTCGACAATTAGtagaatttcaaaaaagagcattcaacagaaaatttataagaaaGGAAAAGTGAAATTTGACAAGTCCACCAAAGCGTACACTAAAAGTACACCTCGACTTGTAGAACGTAGTGGCAGTTGTAACATAGTATCAAGGACTATAAATGGAAAACAAACATCAGTATTCACGGATTTCTTCATGACTCTGATTGAAACTAAATGGAGACTTGTTCTTCCTATTTTTGGTATGAGTGTTATTATTTCCTGGATTGCTTATGCTGGAATATTTTACGGGATATCATCAGCTCATGGGGATTTTAATGAAGACGTAGTTGCTGGACATAAAAACTGTATTGCGAATGCCGAAGACTTTTTCgccattttattgttttctatggAAACCCAAACGACGATTGGGTATGGTTCGAGGTATGTAACTGATGCTTGTCCAGgggctatatttgttattatgttACAGTCAATATGGGGTGCATTATTACAGGCACTTCTAACAGGATTAGTTATTGCAAAAATTCAGAAACCATCAAAACGAGGAAATACTATTTTATTCAGCAAGTATATTTGTATTTCTCAGGAACACGATGGAAAATACTTGTCTATTCGTATAGCCGACCTTCAAAAGAGTAACATGATTGAAACAAGCACCCGTGCTGTTTGTGTAGTGAGTACCTTGACGACGGATGGTGATTTTATTTCACACTTCCGGCATGACATGGAGTTTAAACTAGACAAAAAGTACAGTAGGATACAGCTTCAATGGCCGGTAGTGCTTACAACCCGCCTACAACCACACAGTCCTTTATACAACATGGACGAAGACGATTTAAGGAATTCTGACCTTGAACTTATCATTTTAATGGATGGTATCATAGAATCAACCGGAATGACCGTTCAGACAAGGACATCATATATACCAAGCGAATTTCAATGGCAGCATAAATTCAAGCCAATGATTGCAAATATAAATTCATCGGGAGTTTGTGAATTTACTCTGAAACTTTTTCATGAAACCGAGGAAATTGAGGAAGAAATTAATTATGAGCCATATCATAAACTTAAAAGAATAAATCGAAGTCAGTCTTCGAAATGTTCCGAATATGGAAGAACTGAGTCTGGGTTCAGTGAAGGCATAGATACTGATGTATCTTCGTGTTGTAGCGATTTTTCAGTATTTGATGCAAAATATACTTGA